In Elusimicrobium sp. An273, a genomic segment contains:
- the rd gene encoding rubredoxin, translating to MVKYVCEVCGYTYDPAVGDPDNGVPAGTKWEDVKEDWVCPVCGVGKDQFKPEN from the coding sequence ATGGTAAAATATGTGTGCGAAGTTTGTGGTTATACGTATGACCCCGCAGTGGGCGATCCGGACAACGGCGTTCCGGCCGGAACCAAATGGGAAGATGTAAAAGAAGACTGGGTTTGCCCGGTTTGCGGGGTAGGAAAGGATCAGTTTAAGCCGGAAAATTAA
- a CDS encoding flavin reductase family protein — translation MSAQDINEGLHYVTYGLYIVTTADEGKQNGLIVNTVFQVTAEPARVAISVNKKSLTHEMITKSRVFAAMPLEQQTPLPFIGIFGFRTGRTFDKLAKVPHKTGFLGCPIVTEHTLSYMEIEVCQTLDVGSHTLFVGEVKDAGVIKPQGTALTYAYYHDVIKGKTPAGATHL, via the coding sequence ATGTCGGCGCAAGACATTAACGAAGGCCTTCATTACGTGACGTATGGTTTGTATATTGTTACGACGGCAGACGAAGGAAAACAGAATGGACTGATTGTTAATACCGTTTTCCAAGTAACGGCGGAACCGGCCCGCGTGGCGATTTCCGTCAATAAAAAGAGTCTGACGCACGAAATGATTACCAAAAGCCGTGTTTTTGCCGCCATGCCGCTGGAACAACAAACGCCGCTTCCGTTTATCGGAATTTTTGGTTTTCGGACGGGACGGACGTTTGATAAATTGGCCAAAGTGCCGCATAAAACAGGGTTTTTAGGCTGTCCGATTGTAACGGAGCACACGCTTTCGTATATGGAAATTGAAGTGTGCCAGACGTTGGATGTCGGCAGTCACACCTTGTTTGTAGGCGAAGTAAAAGACGCCGGAGTGATTAAGCCGCAGGGTACGGCGCTGACGTATGCGTACTACCATGATGTCATCAAAGGCAAAACGCCGGCGGGTGCAACTCATTTATAA